The genomic segment TGATGGAAGGCGAGAGCGCTGCGCTGGCCGACAACCCCGACGTCAAGGAGTTCTACCTGGGCGTCACGGAACACGGTGGCCGCAAGAGCTTCCGGGAAGTCAAAAGCTACAAACGCCGCAAACGCTGGATGTGACCGCCGCCCCCCGCCCCACCCAGCCGCTGTGCCGGAGACTTTCATGACGAACCTCCTGACCTCAGTTCACCTTGGCCCGCCTGACGCGCCGGCGCTGCTCTCCCGCCTGCGGACCCTGCCGCTCTACCGTGAGGCCCTGCGCGACCTGCCGGACACCGCCGGCTGGGGCGAGGTGCCGTTCTTGACCCGTGAGCGCCTGAGCGCCGCTTTCGAAGCCGGCGAACTCATGCATCCGGAGGCCGTGCGGGTCCACCTGACGCCACACCCAGGCGGCGGCTGGCTGCCGGAATACGCCACCCGCGCTGACATCACAGGCCACGGCCAGGCCGGCGCCGCCGCGTTCGCACGGGCCGGCGTGTCGCCTGGGGACCATGTTCAGGTGGCGTTCGGCTACCACCGGTTTGCCGGTGGTTGGCTGATGCAGGACGGTCTGGAGACGCTCGGCGCCAAGACCATCCCGTTCGGACCCGGCGAAACCGACGCGCAACTCGACACCCTGCGCCGCCTGGGCGTCCGCGTGCTGGTCAGCGCCCCGAGCTTCGCGCAGAAGCTGGGCGAGGCCGGTGCGCGCCCGGAACTGCTCATCGCGGCTGGCGAACCCCTGAGCAGCATCGAGGGCCGCCGCGAACAGGTGGAAGCGGCGCTGGGCTGTCCTGCGCTGGATTGTTACGCCACCAGTGAAGCCGGGCTGATCGCCTTGGAAACGCCTGAGCGCAGCGGCATGCGCGTGCTGGACGACTGGATCCATGTGGAGGTCATTGACCCGGAATCCGGCGAGCCTGTCCAGGACGGCGTGCGTGGTGAACTGGTCGTGACCCACCTCACCAAGCGGGCCATGCCCCTGCTGCGCTTCCGCACCGGCGACCTCACCCGGCTGGAGCGCCGGCCCGGGGGGACCGTTCTGCCTGCGGGCGTGTTCGGCAATGTGACCGGCATGCTCAAGGTAAAAGGGGTCAAGCTGTTTCCGCGGGAAGTGGCCTTCTGGTTGGCGGGGCACGGTCTGGACCACACCCAGCACACCCTGCACCTCACCGGCGCAAGCGGCACGGACCGGCTTCACCTGCTTGTGCGCGGCGCAGCGCGCAGCGACCTCAGTGCACTGCACGCTGACTTTCAAAAGCGTTTCGCGATCCGGGCTGACACCCTGAGCGTCGACCCTGAGCACGTGGGGCAGGGCGTGCGCGACGAACGGCACGGCGGGCAGTCACCGTAACGACGCACCCCGGGCGTGGCGTTGCGCCTGAGCTTGCCCCGCAGCAGGCGGAGGGCAGGGGTGACCTGAATTTCAGGTCACCCCTGCGGCCATGACGCTGCCCCGGGCGCTTATTTCTGACGCTGACGGCAAGCGTGCGCACATGGCAGCAAAGGTTGTCCACTTGGGCGTGCTGGGTCACGAGGCCTCTTGTGGGTGCAGACTGGCCTGACCGTCTTCGGAAGACGACCCGGCTCGCAACGATCGCGCAGTTCGCCCCGCGGGAGGGAACGGACGTCACGGCTGCCGTTGCGGCGTCAGGGTGCTGGGGACGCAACTGGTTGAGGAGCACAAGTTCAGTGCCCACGACTGTCGTTGGCCGCAGATGGTAGAGCGCGGTGGTGAACACGACGGCCTCAGGAGAGAGGACGGCGTACAGGTCGAGGGGTCAGGACCCCTGCACCCGCGCTGGATTCCACGTCGGTTGATGACAACAGACACCAATGGCAGTTCACGACCCATGAACGGCGGTGGAGGACAGGTGCGCCATTCACACCACGGCGCCCGGCAGGGAGGCGCATAAGTGCGCCTCCCGGAGCGTTGCCCTCCTGCTTTAAATGTGCTGCGCCTGGGCCATGACTGCGCTCTGGCCCAGGGGCACCGTGAACTCAGGAGAAGCGAAGCGGTCCGCAGCGCTGGGCTCCGGGCGTCACCACCCCAGTCGTCGGCGTTTTCGTTGGTGCTGACCGGTGGGAAACGTCGGCAGTTCCGAATCAGGCGCCTGCTGGTCCGGCCGGGCGCTCAGGCCGGCTGCCTTTCAGGAAGTGCGTCATCGTCACGAAACACGCTGCAGGCTCATCTATCCACGGCAGGTGCCCACTGTCCTCGAACACTGCCAGCTGTGATCCTGGGATGCCGTGATGGATGACCTCGGCCTGAACCGGGGAGCAGATAAAGTCGTGACGCCCGACCAGCACCAGCGTGGGCGTCGTGATCGCCTTCAACCGGTCCCTCACCAGGAACCGTCCGTCCGAAGCGCCCGCAGCCTGATCGGTGGCCAGCGAAACCCGGTTCGACCGCACAAACGCACGGAACAGCGCCACCCCCTCGCCCTGCGGATCACGGAAGTACAGCGGCGCGATGCGCGCCAGGAACACGCTCATATCCTCATCCGTCTTCAGGTTCGGCGGTTCACTGAAGGCCTGGACGGCCTCAGCACGCCGGGGATCCTGCGCCAGAACAGGCAGGGTCCGCTGCAGGTCCTCTCCTGGTTCCTTCACGCCAAGCTGCGCGTCCACGACCACCAGATGGGACAGGTGCTGCGGGTATCGCAGGGCGTAATTGAGCGCGATGTATCCCCCATGTGAATGCCCGAACAGCGCCATCTGTCCGAGCTGGAGGTGCTGGCGTAACGCTTCGAGGTCATCGACAAAGCGACCGACGTTGATGTCGTTCGCGTCGGTTGGGCTTGCAGAGCGGCCGCTCCCCCGCGGGTGGAGGGAGATGACGGTGAAGTCGCGCTCCAGCGGCTGGAGGGAGCGCTCGTAGAGGCCCGCCCCGATGCCCCAGCCAGGAGGCTGGACCACCAGGGCGGGGCCCGTCCCGGCAACGGTGTACGCGAGGTCAAGGTGGTCGGCGCTGAAGGTGTGATTCCCAGGCGTCAGGATCATGGGGGTCTCCTTGGCAGGGCGTGGCGTTCTCCACCACTGGGGCCGGCTTCATGACGGGACGGCTCCCTCGATCTTACCGGAAGTCCTGACGCCTCAGCCCGGCGGCCTTGGGCTCTGCTTCGACGCCAGACGGTCCCCCTGGTGCTCAGCGACTGGCACAGGGTCACCCCCGACGCTGGAGGCAGGCTGCTGTGGTGCGGGCACGCGCGGGAACAGCGCACAGGCGAACCCTGACCACCGTGCTGCTGATGCTGGCGGCCGGGTATGACGGGGCAGTCACGGCGGAGGAACGGGCCGGTTCCCTTACCGTGTCGTTGCCCCGACTTTTCCTGCGGACGGGCAACCGTGAACGGCAGAGCGTGCCCGCGTGTGAGGGGCGTCAAGTGGGCACACCCTTCCTGACACGCCACGGGGGAGACCGCCCGGCGTGATCCGGGTTCCGGGCGGCCGTGCACCTCAGGGCCTGCGCTCCGGACCACGCGGCGCGGTCAGTCCCCCATGACCGGTTCGAGGGCGGCCGCGGCTTCACCCAGCGCAAACAGGGGCGCCGGTCCGTCTCCGCGGCGCAGGTGGTCGGCCGTGCGGGGCCAGTCGAACGGCAGGCGGCCGCTGAAGGGCACGCGGCCGAACAGCACGTCCGCCACGCCCTGGCCTTCCGTGCCGGGCAGCCACGCGGCGACCAGCGCGTCCCACGCCGGCAGGTGCTCGGTGATCACCAGCGGCCGGCCGGACAGGAGCACCACGGTCAGCTGCTCGCAGCGGGCGCGGACGCGGGCCACCAGCGCGGCCTGTTCGGCGCTGAGGGTCAGGTCCGCGCGGTCGCCCATGCCCTCGGCGTACGGCTCTTCCGCCAGGACCACCACGCCGGCGCGGTAGTCGCGCGTGACGTGTCCGTCCGGGCTGTAGTGCACGCGGTCCGGCCCGGCGGCGGCGCGCAGCCCCTCGAGGATGGTGGTGCCCGGCGTGGTCGGTCCGCGCCCGCCCATCCAGCTGATCGTCCACCCGCCGCACTGCGCGCCCAGGTCATCGGCGTCCGCGCCGGCGACTAGCACTTCCGGACCGTGGGGGTCGAGGGGCAGGGCGCCGGCGTTCTTGAGCAGCACCAGGGACTTCTGCACCGCTTCACGCGCGAGGTCGCGGTGCGCGCCGCAGCCGACGAGCGCGAGCAGGCGCTCGTCGGTGTGGGGCTGCTCGAACAGCCCCAGCGCGACTTTGGCGGTCAGGATGCGCCGGACCGCGTCGTCGATGCGCGCCAGAGGCACCGCCGAGCTGTCCACGGCCCGGGTGAGACTGCCGATGAAGCGTTCGTAGTCGAAGGGCACCATCACCATGTCGATGCCGGCGTTGATGGCGTCCACGACGCAGCGGTCGTAGTCGCCCGGGTGCAGCTGGTCGAGCGCTTCCCAGTCACTGACGACGAAGCCCTGGAAGCCCAGTTCACCTTTCAGGACGTCGGTGAGCAGGTAGCGGTGCGCGTGCACCTTCAGGCCCTGCCACGCGCTGTAGGACGCCATGACGTTCAGGGCGCCGGCCTCGATGGCGGCGCGGTAGGGCGGCAGGTGCACCGCGCGCAGGGTCGCCTCGTCAATTTCGGCGTTGCCCTGGTCGATCTGCCACGCGCCGCGCTCGAGGAGTTCCCGGAAGTCCTGCGTCATCGTGGCGTTCGACAGGGTCCGGTCGAAGCTCTGAGCGCGGGTGGAACTGCCCCAGGTGGTGGCGGCGTCGGCGACAAAATGCTTGACGCTGGGCAGCACCGCGGTGGGCGCCGTCCAGCCGTCGCCTTCGAAGCCGCGGATCAGCGCGACGGCGAGGTCCGACACGAGCCGCGGGTCCTGACTGTACCCCTCGTACGTCCGGCCCCAGCGGATGTCCTGGGGCACGCTCACGGCCGGCGCGAAGTTCCAGCGGACGTTCGTCGCGGCGACCTCCAGCGCCGTGGCGCGGCCGATGCGGCGCACGAGCTCGGCGTCGCGGGTGGCGCCCAGGCCGATGTTGTGGGGGAAGATGGTGGCGCCCACGACGTTGTTGTGTCCGTGCACGGCGTCAACCCCGTAGATCAGGGGAATGCGCAGCCGGGACTGCTGGGCTTCGGCGATGAACTGCGTCACCATGGCGCGCCACCCGGCGGGCGTGTTTGGCTCCGGGTTGCCG from the Deinococcus taeanensis genome contains:
- a CDS encoding phenylacetate--CoA ligase family protein, with translation MTNLLTSVHLGPPDAPALLSRLRTLPLYREALRDLPDTAGWGEVPFLTRERLSAAFEAGELMHPEAVRVHLTPHPGGGWLPEYATRADITGHGQAGAAAFARAGVSPGDHVQVAFGYHRFAGGWLMQDGLETLGAKTIPFGPGETDAQLDTLRRLGVRVLVSAPSFAQKLGEAGARPELLIAAGEPLSSIEGRREQVEAALGCPALDCYATSEAGLIALETPERSGMRVLDDWIHVEVIDPESGEPVQDGVRGELVVTHLTKRAMPLLRFRTGDLTRLERRPGGTVLPAGVFGNVTGMLKVKGVKLFPREVAFWLAGHGLDHTQHTLHLTGASGTDRLHLLVRGAARSDLSALHADFQKRFAIRADTLSVDPEHVGQGVRDERHGGQSP
- a CDS encoding alpha/beta fold hydrolase, with the protein product MILTPGNHTFSADHLDLAYTVAGTGPALVVQPPGWGIGAGLYERSLQPLERDFTVISLHPRGSGRSASPTDANDINVGRFVDDLEALRQHLQLGQMALFGHSHGGYIALNYALRYPQHLSHLVVVDAQLGVKEPGEDLQRTLPVLAQDPRRAEAVQAFSEPPNLKTDEDMSVFLARIAPLYFRDPQGEGVALFRAFVRSNRVSLATDQAAGASDGRFLVRDRLKAITTPTLVLVGRHDFICSPVQAEVIHHGIPGSQLAVFEDSGHLPWIDEPAACFVTMTHFLKGSRPERPAGPAGA
- a CDS encoding glycoside hydrolase family 3 protein translates to MTTSPLTSDQQQFTEQLLAQMTLAEKIGQMTQPEKNSVKPGDVARLALGSVLSGGGGNPEPNTPAGWRAMVTQFIAEAQQSRLRIPLIYGVDAVHGHNNVVGATIFPHNIGLGATRDAELVRRIGRATALEVAATNVRWNFAPAVSVPQDIRWGRTYEGYSQDPRLVSDLAVALIRGFEGDGWTAPTAVLPSVKHFVADAATTWGSSTRAQSFDRTLSNATMTQDFRELLERGAWQIDQGNAEIDEATLRAVHLPPYRAAIEAGALNVMASYSAWQGLKVHAHRYLLTDVLKGELGFQGFVVSDWEALDQLHPGDYDRCVVDAINAGIDMVMVPFDYERFIGSLTRAVDSSAVPLARIDDAVRRILTAKVALGLFEQPHTDERLLALVGCGAHRDLAREAVQKSLVLLKNAGALPLDPHGPEVLVAGADADDLGAQCGGWTISWMGGRGPTTPGTTILEGLRAAAGPDRVHYSPDGHVTRDYRAGVVVLAEEPYAEGMGDRADLTLSAEQAALVARVRARCEQLTVVLLSGRPLVITEHLPAWDALVAAWLPGTEGQGVADVLFGRVPFSGRLPFDWPRTADHLRRGDGPAPLFALGEAAAALEPVMGD